The Solanum pennellii chromosome 11, SPENNV200 genome contains a region encoding:
- the LOC107003678 gene encoding uncharacterized protein LOC107003678, protein MDKKKDQANLAESREEKDNLYAMISECNLVRNLRKWWIDSGVSCHICVNKELFASYTRALTDEKLFTEKFVIAKVEGTGEVLLKMTAGKVVTLSRVSYVPELQKNVVSIPIMTKNGFKYVFVSDKVVVSKNEIYVGKGYHTE, encoded by the coding sequence ATGGACAagaagaaggatcaagcaaatTTGGCTGAATCTAGAGAAGAGAAGGACAATCTCTATGCAATGatttcagaatgtaacttggttaGAAATCTAAGAaaatggtggatagattctggtgTCTCATGTCATATTTGTGTCAACAAAGAACTATTTGCATCTTATACTAGAGCACTTACAGATGAGAAGTTGTTTACAGAAAAATTCGTTATTGCAAAGGTTGAAGGAACTGGCGAAGTCCTCTTAAAGATGACAGcaggcaaggtggtgactttAAGCAGGGTCTCGTATGTTCCAGAATTGCAAAAGAACGTAGTTTCTATACCTATTATGACTAAGAACGGATTCAAATatgtatttgtttctgataaagttGTAGTGAGTAAGAATGAGATATATGTAGGAAAAGGTTACCATACTGAGTGA